The sequence GTCCGCGATGAGCGACGCCGAAGGGACAACGGCGTGACCGCGCTCCTCGAAGAAGCTCAGCCAGCGGCGGCGAATTTCAGCCGACTCCATTAGTGGTCCTCATTCCGGTTGTACGAGTTGTAGGGGAGCTTGCGGTGGTGGGAGCCGTCGCCCGCCCGGTCGGCGGGGTCGGCGGCTTCGACGGCGAAGTGGCGCTGCACGGGGAGGTCGGGGTCGACCGGTGCGTCCAGGCCCAGCGCGCCGCCCAGTTCGGCTTCACGCCGGACCATGCCGTCGCGTACGTCGAGGGCGAAGTCCTTGAGCTTGTGGCCGGTCTCGATCGCCTTGTCGGCGGCCTGCGCCGCGAGGCTCTCGGGCGTCAGCTGCTTGA is a genomic window of Streptomyces sp. NBC_01237 containing:
- a CDS encoding DUF6167 family protein encodes the protein MFRRTFWFTAGAAAGVWATTKVNRKLKQLTPESLAAQAADKAIETGHKLKDFALDVRDGMVRREAELGGALGLDAPVDPDLPVQRHFAVEAADPADRAGDGSHHRKLPYNSYNRNEDH